The Arachis duranensis cultivar V14167 chromosome 9, aradu.V14167.gnm2.J7QH, whole genome shotgun sequence genomic sequence CGGTGAACCAGAAATTGTGGGAGTTGTTTCCAGCAATGCAGTGCTATTAGGATTGCTTCTGTGTATTTCAGTGAGATAATCTCTCAACTTTCCATACTGAGCCCTCTCATTCCCAACATACCTTTCCCTAGCAACCCTTAAAGTTCTATAAATCATCTTGTCACTGCACGCCACATTAAAGTCTATCTTAATATGATCAAAAGCTTCTCCATGAGTCATGTGAGGTTGGGTCAATAATCTCTTCTCTAATTTATCAGCCACCCATTTCTGATCAGCCATGTTAAACCCGAATTCCCTAGCACAAGTATGTTTAGGCTCATACGTCTTAATCTGGTAGCACCCTCTAACACTATTCCAGGCATAATAAATCAGCCAAGGACATTCATTATCATCACTGTTAGAGACAATAGCAGTTCCATTCCCTCCAGAGTTAACTGCTTCTGTAGCATCAGTCTCTTTTCTTTTAGCCTTACATTTAGCCTTGAACTTTGCTTTTGCAATCATAGCCTTCTCTTCCCCACTTGCACACTTGCATATAACTCTTCTATTAtcatttttaacataaaaaatcctCCTTCCTTCAGCAATAGTATAGTCCTTTAAGGCATGCTTGAATTGCTCCAATGTGGCAAACTCCATGTTCAATTGGAGCTGAACATCACCAAAGTCTGCTTTCTCATTGAATTTGGGCCAATCAAAATTATCTCCCTTATTGTCTGATGATTGAGGTGTATCAAATCCCTCTGACTCAAATCCTAAGCCATCAGACTCATCACTAAAGATGTCATCCCCTTTCTCTGCTATACCCAGTCCAACACCAAATTCTGACCCACCAACAGTAGGACTAGGCCTAACAGTAGGAGTAGACCTATTAGTAGGAGTAGGCCCAACAGTTATATTGGACCCATATTTGTCATTGGACCTAGTAGTCTATTTAGGCCCACCTTTCTTCCTTGTATTATTCCTTTTTTCAACAGCTATCTTCCTTACATTATCCTTTTTTCCAACAGCTTTCTTCTTACCCTTCTTATCTCTTTTGCCaccttttctctttgttttcttcatgagTCCTTCATCTTCAAAGCTATCATAGCTATCATCAGTGTCATCCTCAAATCCTAGAGGTGGAGGTTTATACGCATCGTCTTCAACACTTTCATAACTATCATAGCTATCGTTGTCAGAAATTGGTTCATCAGACAAGCCCTCGGCCTCACTATGCTCATCGGTATCATCGCCATCATCAAAATCAACATCTTCCATAATTGGAAGATCAAAGAACAGACACAATTCGTCCGTCTCTCTGTCCTCCCTCTTTTTGTCACACATCTCTCTAATTTTCTTGTCTCCATATATAGGATGTAGGCCTGCTTCATAATTAGGAGCTGTTGGGTCATACCAATACATCTTTTTGTATGCATGGTAGCCAAGTTCTTCAAACATTTtcttcaaatcaaaataattcacTAAATTGAGATCCAAAGGAGGAAATCTCTCTACATTCCCATTAATGTAAAGTAGTTCATCCTTGTTATCTTTGACAAAATTCTCCCCATGTTGAAAGACAGGGATAACCCAATCAGTCATCTGCAATCCATAAACATGGAATAAAATGTCAAAACCAGAACACAAACTTATACAGAGCGATTTCATATTAAACAACAACTgctcaaactttaattttttaattgtgataactatattaattaatgtataAAGTGTATTTACCACAAAATATTGAATCTTTTTAATGTTAAACTCATATATGCATGTATTACGTCACTTATCAGTAACTAATTTTCATAGTAATAAAGAACTTAAAAACAGTTTTCTCAGTAACTAATTTTTACTACCAGAAACAGATACACAAGGTAAACACATTCAAACAATTGCAACGATGATCAACTATACCATCCGCATCATAATAGAGAAGAGATATACTAATCTGACCGGTGAAGACCGATAGACCGACAAAACCTTCTTCTACAATAACTTCGTCTGGTACAAATTTTTAAGTCAACAATGTCAGTGAGGTCGTCGGAAGACTGATTACCGATTCACGTGGTGGTGGCTTTTTTTTGTAAAACCTAGGGGAAGAGAGGGTGTTGGTTGTAATTTCGTTTTGGAGGAGGAAGACAAAAATGGACTTTTAAAGTGGTGTTTAGCATCATTCAGAATAGGGACCAATTCGTCTTGATTGAACATGTGGCACTTAACGGCTGACTCATCACCTGAACGTGACACGTTGGACTCCACTGTTAGAATTTCACGGAAAAAACTAACAAAAGGTCTAAAATGACAGACGTTTACAAAAATTGGGgactaattatataattaaattttgttgggGACCAAAATGTCCACTTCAAAATTCCTTGAGGAccaatttgaataaatattcttaaaattacTACAAAaatataaccatttattttcatTAGCATTTTAACTTTATCACTAATCCTAATATTACCGAAAACTTAAAATTCAAAATGTTATCTATTCTATTACATACAAATctgattaataaattaaactaaccaTTCTAATTTATATTCTCATACaatctaaaataattaatcaaataattgtCCACAAATCACGCATTAAACTCTATTAATTTAGTAACATTGCTTAATTAAATCGTTATGCACTAACACTAAATAAAACTAGCAAATATTCTAATATgtattattatcaataaaattatccATTAAACTCAATAGTAATTGCTATTATTTTCTAACAAATAGAATTAACaaactataaaataaatctaaatttattataaatatatatatataactaattttatatctacacaaaatattttaatactaCCATTTAATCTATAAATAACACTAAATCTACAAAATTATTATgttcatatttaaataaaaaaaattaaaataaatacttacaTAATTTAACTGACTAAAATAGTTAACAATGTAAAATTTAGGATGatcaatttctttaatttattttcttagaCATTATGATTTTGGTTAACAAAATTTTGGTGTTCTGAAAGTATAAAAGTTGATAAGATAAAAGgtttgaagaagaaaatgaaagtgAGAGAGATCACCTTTGAGGGAGAGAAGAAAGAGCGGAGACTTGCATTCCCAACAAAATAGCATGCATGCGCGATATGTGTTGTTGACTACAAAATTGAGGATTCGATTTGTATATCAATCTCTGATTGTTAGATTTTTTCTAATTCAATCCTATCCGTCAGATTTAGATTTGACACAAAATTGAGGCTCAGTTTTATGGATCTATTCTCCTTTGTCCGATCTTTCTAAATTTAAACTTGGTCATTGGATAGACTCGAATCTGATCCTCAGATTTGAGTCAATAACAACCTTTCGATTTATGGCAATCCTAAATCAAACTCTTTAATTTGTTAATAGCCGTCTTCCACACCCCTAAATAACCCACAAAATCTCAATAACATGGGTAACACTATTGTTTCCTCactatgaaaattaaaaattgtctATTATCACTATGGTAGTTGTCTTATGTAATAGAAGGTCATGGCTCAAACATGGGCGCAAAACAAACAGGGGCTCAATAACTTTAAGGTATATCTCATCAATTCATACGTAGTCATGTTTAAAAgagagactgagactgagaAACTAAAACTAAGAGATAAAAATTGAGATATAGTAGAGACTAAATAAAGCTTCTGTATTATGTTTGATGTAAAATATACTGGACTAAACTATGTCCCagtattatatttgatttatgataaatataaaaattgagaagtaaatttaaaatttaaaaagttgaatgaacatattttttaaaaaaaatgttattaaaatttcaattttcgtctttaaaaatttttctctcTTATATTTCCACTTTTTAAAAATgctaaagatattaaaattttgtgtacttctaatttctaattatcaaatataatatttaattccaattttttaatttcagttttaatttaaaaaacaaacacTATTTAACAAGTCTCATATCATAATCAACCTGAATTCCATCAATCATCATCTTGTAGTTTTGAGATAATCCCCTTCGAaaatgatcaaagtatgaataaaaatacaaaaataaaatgacaATTTTTTAATAGTTGACTTTTagtattcaataaaaaattaattattttattataaaatattatttatttttttataaaaataatttgattatgcgatgattaatttaattatgttgttaaaaaaatattgaataaatataaatatcataaatatataataattaatttctagTATTTATACAacatatttcaaaaataatagtaatgagtcatgttttaaaattcttatccccTTATTGAGCATATTGTATTcacatacaaatttttaaatgttagaatagcacataaaatatttaacagaaaaaaaaaacaaaagttgAGACGccaaaactaaataaatgaaTACTCAAATACTATTCGTTAATTAGTAAgggaaaaaaatatcttaaagtGACAATATTAATAAAGTAATGATATGACCAGTAAACATCGGTTACACATTATAACTCGGTTACACTTGAGACCCGATCATAACCGACGATTTCATAATGGCCATGAATGGTCCTAAACCAATAACGTCGGATTCACAATTAATCTTCTTCCTAGACGTTATACCTCAAGAAAAACGGCCAACCTTTCCCGTTAATATAAAGCAGACGAAAGACCAAAAGGAGGTATGTCACTTTTTCAAAAGTACAACCTATTATTCACCCaattctgacttgagcgtcggagtgcctttgcaggtactcTCCCCCGCCGATCATTCACCACCGACGTATACCTTGCTTCACTTTGGAAGTCGGCCGACCTCAGTAGAAGACGAGCTATACCTCGGGAGAATCAGGCAAGAACATTTGGTGCCCACCGTGGGGCCGAATAACTTTGAAATACCATTCACAAAGGTCCCAAAACACCCTTAAAATACACCCATGGCTGACGCTCCTCCCCCTACCCCATCTGAGCTCCTGCGGATGGTGACCGAGCTTCAACAAGCAAATCAACAAATGGCGGAGGAAAATCGAAGAATGCAAGATCAAATTGCGCAATTAGTTAATGCTCGGCTGGAGCACAACAATGATCATCATAACCGAGAAGAAAATCATGAACGTCGATCAATGCCAACCCATGTTTCTGAAACACCCCAACGGGAAGAAGAGGAGGCCCACCAAACAGAAGAGGCCCAACCAGAGGCTGAGGAAGAAGAGCGCGACAATTCTGCCGGCCCGTTTACGGCCGACATCATGAATTTCCAACTTCCCAGACAGTTCACCCTGCCAACAACTCTGACCCCATACGATGGATTAGGAGATCCAAAGCAGCATATTAAAAAATTCCGATCTATTATGATCGTTAACGGTGCATCTGACCCTATTTTGTGCAGTTTTTTTCCATCCTTTTTAGATGGTCCTACACTTGACTGGTTTTGCTCTTTGCCTGCAGATTCAATATCGCATTTTCAGGAATTGGCGAAGCAGTTCGAAGATCACTTTGCAGCATCTGCAATATACCTGCACGATTCTGACTACCTGACGACCATCAAACAGGGCCCATAAGAGAGCCTGAAGGACTATATTACTCGTTTCACAAAGGTCGCAATGAGGATCCCCGACCTTCATCCTGAAGTCCATCTCCATGCAATTAAGAGCGGCCTTCGTCCGGGCAAATTTCAGGAGACAATAGCTGTGAGCAAGCCGAAAACTTTGGCAGAATTCCGTGAAAAGGCCAAGGGACAGATAAATGTTGAAGAGCTTCGGCAAGCCCGCAAAACAGAAAAGTCAGTCGCTGTCAAGGATGATGATAAACCTCGGGATAATAAGAAAACCTTCAAGCCCGTCCCCTGGTATGAGTCATACACAGTCTTCAACGCAAAGAGGGATGACATTATCAAAGAAATACTTAACTCCAAATTAATCAAACCCCCTCGTAAAGCCGGCGCCTACCCAGAATCCAAAACTGTTGATAAATCCAAATTCTGTACTTTTCATCAAAAGCACGGTCACACAACTGATGAATGTGTGATCGCCAAAGACCTCCTGGAACGCCTCGCAAGACAAGGTCACCTCGATAAGTTTATCGCAGGATGCATGCAGAAGACTGTAACCTCGGCCTCCGGCCCCTCAACAGCAAGCCCCTCATCAAAAGAAAAGGACAAGGCACCCACCCAACCAAGAGGAATCATCAATTGTATCTCAGGAGGATATGCAGGAGGCGGACATACAAGCTCGGCTCGAAAAAGAACCTATAGAGCCATGTTGGCAGTTACAGATGTCCCTAAAATTCCTCAGCCGACTCACGATTTCCCAGAAATGACTTTCTGTTCAACCGACTTTAATCATACAGATGTGAATTATGACAATCCAGTGGTAATTTCTGTTCAGTTAGGAGACCTAATAGTCCGCAAAGTACTCCTCGACCCCGGAAGTAGCGCAGATGTGTTATTCTTTACCACATTTGAGAAAATGAAGCTGAGTAACAACATTTTGCAACCATACCATGGAGATTTGGTCGGATTTTCCAGAGAACGCGTCCCCGTTCTCGGTTCCGTGTGGTTACAAACCACACTTGGTGAGCAACCATTATTTAAGACACAAGACATTCAATATCTTGTTGTTGACTGTTTTAGTCCTTATAATCTTATACTAGGTAGACCATTTTTAAATCGATTTGCGGCAATTGTATCTACAGTTCATCTTTGCGGGAAGTTTCCTGTGCAGGATAATTTAGTAGCAACCATCCACGGAGACCTCCATGAAGCTCGGCAATGCTACAACACAAGTTTGAAACCTATCAAAAGGAGCTACATAGCACAGGTCAACTCCATACAGCCCGACCAGCCGAGGTTGGCAGAAATAGATCCAAGAGCCGATTTTGAAGATCGACCTATGCCAAACGAGGACTTAACAAAGGTTCTCCTAACGGAAGATCCCATGAAATTCACCTTTGTTGGAACATCAACAAACACCGAGGAAAGAGAAGCACTTGTAACATTTCTGCGTGAAAATGCCGATTTATTTGCTTGGACCCCTGCAGATATGCCCGGAATACATCCCTCCGTTATCACACATAAGTTAGCAATCAATTTAGGGGCTCGCCCAATCtcacaaaggaaaagaaacctCGGGACAGAGAAGTGCCTTGCATGCCTTGCCGAGGTTAAAAAGCTCATTGCCGCCAATTTCATCCGCGAAATCAGGTTCACAACATGGCTCACTAATGTTGTCATGGTAAAAAAGAGTAACGGTAAATGGCGCATGTGCGTCGATTTCACtgatttaaacaaagcatgcTCTAAAGATTCTTATCCTTTACCTTGCATTGACAATTTGGTAGACAACTCCTGTGGTTTTGGTTCCTTAAGTTTTATGGACGCATATTCTGGTTATAACCAAATTCTTATGCACCCATCTGATCAAGAGAAAACCGCTTTTATAACTGAATATGGAAATCATTGCTATAATgttatgccttttggtttaaagaatgCAGGAGCGACGTATCAGCGtttaatgaataaggtcttccAGAACCAAATTGGTCGGAACATAGAAGTGTACGTCGACAATATGGTCGCCAAGACAATGGTCGGAAAGTCTTACATCAACGACCTAACGGAGATCTTCGCGCAAATCCAACAATATAATATGAGACTAAACCCTGAAAAATGTGCTTTCGGTGTTCGCGGAGGCAAATTCCTCGGATTCATACTTACCAGCCGAGGAATAGAAACAAACCCCGATAAATGTCGGGCGATAATTGATATGAAAAGTCCAACAACACTGAAGGAGGTCCAACGGCTAACAGGCCGGCTCGCAGCTTTATCAAGATTCCTACCCTATTTGGCCTTAAAATCTTATCATTTTTTCCAATGCTTAAAGAGGAGCACAAAACATTTTAAATGGACTGAAAGCTGTGAAGCTGCattccaaaatttaaaacaatttctTTCCAAACCTCCTGTTTTACAAATACCAAAACCCAATGAGCCATTATCTATATACTTGTCTATTACTGATGTGGCAATTAGTTCTGTCCTTTTAACAGATACAGAGAAAGGTCACCAGCCGATCTATTTTGTAAGTAAGTCCCTACAAGGTGCCGCGCTTCGTTACCCAAGGTTGGAAAAACTTGCATTGGCCTTAGTCTTCTCCTCAAGACGACTCCGACCATACTTTCAGGGGCACACCATCGTCGTCAGAACCGAACAACCTCTTCGGCAGATTCTTTCAAAACCAGAATTAGCAGGCCGACTTATCAAATGGGCCATTGAGCTTTCAGAATTTGATATTCAATACCAACCGAGAGGATCCGTCAGATCTCAATACTTATCTGATTTTGTAGCCGAACTTACCCAACCattgcaagaagaagaaaactcgGACTGGAACTTGTTTGTAGATGGAGCTTCAAACCCCCAAGGGTCAGGAGCAGGGATATTGTTAGAAAGTCCTGAAGGTATAATCCTCGAGCATTCTCTCTGGTTCTCTTTCAAAGCAAGCAATAACCAGGTCGAGTACGAGGCCCTCATCGCTGGGCTCAGGTTAGCAATTGATTTACAAATCACCAGCTTAAAAGTTTATTGTGATTCCCTGTTAGTGGTTCAACAAGTGAATCAGGTTTGTCAGACTAAAGatcaaattttatcaaaatacttAGACATTATTCAAAACTTGAAGAACAGTTTCTCAAAGATAGAAATTCACCACATTCCTAGGGAACAGAACAATAGGGCTGAAATCCTATCAAAGTTAGCTACTACACAAGCACACACAGCGACACTACTCCAATCAACTTTAGATAAGCCGAGCATACATGCTCTGATCATTTTAAACACTTTATGTAAAGACAGTTGGCAGCTACCTTATATGCAGTACTTAAAATGCGGTTCTGTCCCGGATGAAGTTTCAGATAAGAAAGGATTCCGACGACAAGCCTCTTTTTTCACATTAATCAATAACGTTTTATATAGGCGGGGATTTTTCCGACCACTTCTGAAATGCTTAGACAGGAAAGAAGCCGATATTGTGTTGGCCGAGGCTCATGAAGGAATATGTGGGATACACTCGGGAGCAAGAAGCCTGTCACAGAAAATACTTCGAGCTGGTTTTTACTGGCCGACCATATGGGAGGATAGCAGGAAGAAAGTCAAAGCTTGTGACAAATGTCAAAAGCACGCACCATCCATCAACATTCCGGCCGAACAACTTCATCAGTCAGTAATAAGTTGGCCATTCAATCAGTGGGGGATTGACATCCTCGGCCCCTTCCCCACTGTACCCAGGCAAATGAAGTATTTGGTAGTAGCTATTGATTATTTCAGCAAATGGATCGAAGCACAACCCTTAGCAAGAATAACATCATCCCAGATGATATCTTTTGTTTGGAAATATATCATATGCCGATATGGAATTCCGAGACATATTATCACCGACAATGGTCGGCAGTTTACCGACCATAACTTTAAACTCTTCTTGCAGAACCTAAAGATAAACCAACACTTCTCATCCATGGAACACCCACAATCTAATGGCTTGGCTGAGGCTGCCAACAAAGTTCTCTTGCACGCCTTGAGAAAAAAGCTCGACAAAGCTAAGGGACTCTGGGCCGAGCTGGTTCCAGAAATATTATGGTCATACAACACTACGGTACAAACGTCGACTAAGGAAACACCATTCCGCTTGGTATATGGGTCTGAAGCGATGATCCCTTTGGAAATTTCACAACAATCCTTGAGGACACAGGTAGAGAATCATGATCAAGCTCGACACGCTGAGTTAGATTTAGTAGAAGAAGTTCGAAGTACAGCAGCTCTCCGACACCGAGCTTTACAGCAACAACTTGGCCGGCGATATGCAAAAAAGGTGCTACCAAGATCCTTCAACATTGGCGGTCCGGTGTTAAGAAAAACTGAAG encodes the following:
- the LOC107464380 gene encoding uncharacterized protein LOC107464380, which encodes MRIPDLHPEVHLHAIKSGLRPGKFQETIAVSKPKTLAEFREKAKGQINVEELRQARKTEKSVAVKDDDKPRDNKKTFKPVPWYESYTVFNAKRDDIIKEILNSKLIKPPRKAGAYPESKTVDKSKFCTFHQKHGHTTDECVIAKDLLERLARQGHLDKFIAGCMQKTVTSASGPSTASPSSKEKDKAPTQPRGIINCISGGYAGGGHTSSARKRTYRAMLAVTDVPKIPQPTHDFPEMTFCSTDFNHTDVNYDNPVVISVQLGDLIVRKVLLDPGSSADVLFFTTFEKMKLSNNILQPYHGDLVGFSRERVPVLGSVWLQTTLGEQPLFKTQDIQYLVVDCFSPYNLILGRPFLNRFAAIVSTVHLCGKFPVQDNLVATIHGDLHEARQCYNTSLKPIKRSYIAQVNSIQPDQPRLAEIDPRADFEDRPMPNEDLTKVLLTEDPMKFTFVGTSTNTEEREALVTFLRENADLFAWTPADMPGIHPSVITHKLAINLGARPISQRKRNLGTEKCLACLAEVKKLIAANFIREIRFTTWLTNVVMVKKSNGKWRMCVDFTDLNKACSKDSYPLPCIDNLVDNSCGFGSLSFMDAYSGYNQILMHPSDQEKTAFITEYGNHCYNVMPFGLKNAGATYQRLMNKVFQNQIGRNIEVYVDNMVAKTMVGKSYINDLTEIFAQIQQYNMRLNPEKCAFGVRGGKFLGFILTSRGIETNPDKCRAIIDMKSPTTLKEVQRLTGRLAALSRFLPYLALKSYHFFQCLKRSTKHFKWTESCEAAFQNLKQFLSKPPVLQIPKPNEPLSIYLSITDVAISSVLLTDTEKGHQPIYFVSKSLQGAALRYPRLEKLALALVFSSRRLRPYFQGHTIVVRTEQPLRQILSKPELAGRLIKWAIELSEFDIQYQPRGSVRSQYLSDFVAELTQPLQEEENSDWNLFVDGASNPQGSGAGILLESPEGIILEHSLWFSFKASNNQVEYEALIAGLRLAIDLQITSLKVYCDSLLVVQQVNQVCQTKDQILSKYLDIIQNLKNSFSKIEIHHIPREQNNRAEILSKLATTQAHTATLLQSTLDKPSIHALIILNTLCKDSWQLPYMQYLKCGSVPDEVSDKKGFRRQASFFTLINNVLYRRGFFRPLLKCLDRKEADIVLAEAHEGICGIHSGARSLSQKILRAGFYWPTIWEDSRKKVKACDKCQKHAPSINIPAEQLHQSVISWPFNQWGIDILGPFPTVPRQMKYLVVAIDYFSKWIEAQPLARITSSQMISFVWKYIICRYGIPRHIITDNGRQFTDHNFKLFLQNLKINQHFSSMEHPQSNGLAEAANKVLLHALRKKLDKAKGLWAELVPEILWSYNTTVQTSTKETPFRLVYGSEAMIPLEISQQSLRTQVENHDQARHAELDLVEEVRSTAALRHRALQQQLGRRYAKKVLPRSFNIGGPVLRKTEDARRPSAHGKFAAT